The sequence TGCCTGTAGTGCAAAATGACATCTGAATGCTGAATGAGATGTTTAAATCAGAAATGTAATACCCACatgcagaacccccccccccacacacacacacacacacccctggtcTCCCTCATTGTCTTCTCAACCGCGTCCAATAGAGGTGAACCAGAGCTCTTTTTCCCTCAAACATTAAATGGGGTTTAACATTAAGCAATGGAGGAAAAAGTATtttatttttgccttttttacaTGGTCTGTCACTTTTTACCGCAATGCAAAAGTATGATTGCTGAAAAATAAATTTTCCCCTCCCACTGCCCCAGGGAACCTGAATATCCATGCTTTCATGGAGAGATGATAACCTCAACACATCCAGTGTGATCTGTCTACCCAGCCAAGGGCAATCCCTTTGATGCAATCCACCAAAGTCAGCCTTCTGAAAAGCAACAGGTGCGATATGATAAGCTTGCATACTCTGCATGGCAATGTGTCAGACCCCTATCAGCCCTCACAGAGCGCATCATATGCCAGCACAACATCAGATGGTGAAGGTGATGACGATGAACAACATCTTCATGCATCATGCTTTTAAAAATCAAAGTAAAAATTCACGCTATCAAATACTGTatactttttactgtatgccaGCAAACTTGTGTttaatctccacacacacacacatcatatactgtagagATCTCCCACCAGGGGTCAGGCTGAAGGCAGTCAGCCATAAGTATGCCATTAGCTTTGATGGGTGCTGGGCCTTCTGACTCTTCACAGCCTACGTAGTAAGGCTATCATAAGGCACTTGTAGGGTTACGCGTAATGCTGTGCAATCAAAACACGAGACTCACTTTGACTTGCTACAGGTGGTTTATTCAGCCTCATCAATCACACAGGCACTTGGAAAAGGACCACATCAATTAAAGATTTTAATTCACGATTGAAGTACAtgagacatatatatatatatatataatgaaaTTAATTGCAGTGATAATAGACGAGACAATACTGAACAAAGTGGAGAGTGGTGCTCAACTGGCAAAACTGCACTTCAAGTGTCCTCAACAAGTCTGCTGTCCGGAGTGTGCAGTGTCAGCACAGCTCATGGTAATTATAGTTAATGATGTAATTAGCCATGGTAAAATGATTCCTAACCCATCATTTGTGTTAGGGCCTAATTGTTTGAAATCAAGTTATCAGGCTTGCTATCGGCGCCAGTTTCAGACCCTGTACTCTTGTAGACTTTCAACATCAGTATGTGTACACATTTGTATTAATACTTGGCTAATGGAATTATGCTGTTACTTAAAACATCATTTGGATTAGACTAAGCTGATACTAACACATTTACTTGGACAAGGTATGTTCATGATACAGGTTGACAGCATACAGATTACAGTGCATCCAGTGCCAATAGATGCATATTTCAGGCATGATTAATAAATGACCTTTGATGCCGCTAACAAGTCACAGCACAGAAAATCAACAGAATGGGTATCACCACCCTAAACTCAGGAAATTATGTCATGTTCTGtgttttttgaaaccttccaccatTTTTTCCATTCTCaaaatacattcacagaatATCTGACAGttctttcaaaataaaacaatCGCCGCAAAGGTTTTACTTGTGGTCAGAACCAAACAATGTCCAATGTGTGATTGAAGTGTAATTCACTTAATTTTATTGAGAAATAGTGTACCGGTATAtatgtgcacatatgtgtgggCTTGACAGTCAGAGAaattgtatgtatgtacagtatgtgcatgtgtgagacagagagaaagtgcaaaAGTACAGAGTGAAGAGTAGAATgtatcttgttctctctctctctctctctttgtgtgtgtgtcccttcagGCTGGCTGCACGGGGTTGTGGAATGCCTGACATCCAGTGTTGAGGGGCTGGTGCTGGAGAGGAATTACTGTGAGGGTCAgggcatcacacacatacacacaaacagctctTATCACAGGCAGCACCATCTCCTTCACCCTGCCGCCTCGAGAATGCGGGTCAAAGCTGCAAGGCCACGCCGATCGCTCCTATTGACTTTGTAGTGTGGGAAACACTTGATTCCACCTCGGCGGCTGGCTGATTATTCAAACAGCATTTTCCAAACTCCTCGCAGCTTGGCACCTTGGGTTTAGCCACTCCAAAAGATATTTTCTTTCTTAATGCGGTGCTGCTCAAATATATATCAAACTCATAACAATGTTCTAAATAATTCTTcatgtctgtcatttttaaaaatcaaaatcagAGTTCATTTTACCCAACTCTGGGACATATTTCCTGAAAATCAGCCCAAAAAGGTTATCTAATCACATAATGCATAATGTTCTGAATTATGCATGTGTCCTTTATGCACTCTCCAGAGTGAGAGACCTTGGTGTCAAGTGATGTCAGTCGACTAAATCAATTCGGTGCCTTTGACCAAAAGCATCAATATTTAACCTTAATGGTTTTATTCCCTGGGCATGATATTTGATAGTGACAGTGTCGTTCTAAGAACCCGGCCTGTTCCTTTTCTTCTCTTGTCCTCAGTCAATATGTAACTTGAAGGATTAAGCCAGGTGGTATGGGTGCCTACATGAGTCAACAATGTGATACCTCTTatatgacatacagtacaccttGTCCACAGGACAAAAGTAATCCTCTGTCCTTCACCATTCATTAACATGTCActtattgtgtttttgttgtgtatGTTGTGACAGTAAAACAACATTGTGGTTTGTTgggatttaattttttttttttttatcacaaatACATCTCATGCATTATTTTAAAAGTACCAAAAAGTGATCAAAATATTTCATATGAATTTCAAGCATGATCCACAGGCATGCTCCCGATTGTCTCTTATTTCCAGCACTAGGGAGAAATgagaagggagaaaaaaaaaataaagaggcgttcacaccaagaacaataactataactatgtgtgtatctgtgtacttTAAGACCAGATGTGCTATGACACCTTCGAGACTTTGAagggttctctctctttccctcacgcCGTACCTTTGAGACGTTGTCCCACCGGGCCACCACGGCCAGGGCAGCGGTGAGCGTCACCACCACACCAGCAGCGACCATTGGCCACAGCGGGAAGGCCATCTTCTTATCTACAGCGGAGGGAAGACATAATGAAAAACCCTCCTCACATGAAAACTCATCCAATCATGACCATTGCAATGCTGTAACGATGatgatgtatttgtgtgtgtggactttAGAAACAGTTATGAGAAAATAAGCTACAAAAAAACAATACTGTTGAAGGTACAAAATTACAGGTAGTTTCACTAGAAGCCATTTCAAATGGCTATGAACGTCATAACAATTGACATTTCTTATGATATAATAGTGCCATGATCCCATTATCAGCAATGAGATTCTATGGCAGCTTGATAGCATGGGCTGTTCTGGCATGTAACATTATCAGATTGGACATCAGTTGTCTATTCATAGGACATGACATCTGCCATGGCATAGCTATTAGATGCTTGTTTTCATCTTAAAATAACAGTAATTGGGAGGTAATGTGGGTGGGGAGAGTGACTGAACAGCACTCTCCCATGTCCACATCCACGcctgaggtgcccttgagcaagtaaaactctatctatctatctacagtaccctccagaattattggcacctctgctaaagtagACTAAAAACCAGTGTAGataaataatctgttggtgatttattgtcatctcacaatgaaaaaaaatgaggaaaaatccaaccttttgagaaaaaggaaaatctcataaagaaatagatatttttaacaaaaacatgttgctcacaattattggcacccctgcttataataccttcttaagcctccctttgccaataaaacagcttgtaatattcttttatgacaccccataaagttggagaatacaaagcaacggatttaagaccgttcgtctttacaaaatctccccagatcgtccagattcctaggtccacacttgtccattctcctctttgactcaccccactgttttcctatggagtttagataagtggactgagatggcaatgtctgaagcatgtttttgtgttcagcaaacaatatttgttttgatctggacgtttgttttggttcattgacctgatgaatgatccaatcatgaccaacttctagtgtcttggcagagattgacagatttcctttaaaaatgttttttcttcaggtttttcttggtgttcatgataccatgcaccttaattaggttcccaaggcctttgggaatataaacagccccacaatagcacagcccctccaccataattctcattaggcatggggttcttttcagtatagccattcttctatgtacaccaaacacacataaagtgtttctagccaaagagctcaattttcatttcatctgacaattgaccacacttccagacaaagtcactgtaccattcagtaactcctgccgtttacattggtagttaaatgactggacaggcttttacctggcatgccctaataatctattagcagtgaggtcacaTTTGAAAAATTTTggggggacttggtgaccccaagatgatacATTTGTCTGTAACTTtccaacagtggttcttatggaattttttgcctatattaccatcctccatactgtacgtgggggcaagataaccatgggtcCTTGTTCAAGCATGTCTGTCACATTTCCAGATAattagaaccttttaatcattgttttaacggtaaatataggcattttcaacaaagtacctagttgTCATTGACATtctctgacttacaaatgtcaacacactttctttttatttaaatgaagtgtattctcttgtctttccgatGACTAGAGGATTCAGCCTCTGTGTGACTTTATTTTTCATaccatagtgaaaaagaaagtcatgaactacttctgaaagttcactctgattaacttaaatgaaattagataggaaaatgcttctgttaggttttatatataagatttttcaggggtgccaatacttgtCAGCAACGTGTTTTagttaaaatatttatttcaggccccagccgtggcgtggctggctggggcacctgcaccgtacgccgggcgacccccgtggtcctttccggatcccaccccgactctctctcccactcgcttcctgtcattctctactgtcctgtaaattaaaggcataaaaggccaaaaaatatatttaaaaaaaaaaatatatatatatatttatttctttatgagattttcctttttctcaaaatccTCAaattcccttcaaggttggatttttcattgtgagattacaataaatcaccaacagattgttttttataccggtttttagtcaactttagcataggtgccaataattctggagggtactgtatctatctgtccatctatctatctatctatctatctatctatctatctaattagaTCAACGATCACGATGAATAGGCCTAGTTTAATACAAGGATTATAAGTGATTAAGATTATAAGTGGAACTtctatccctctccatctctctctcttccttgtaCTTCCTGTTACTCTCAACTCTCATACTATCTCATGCAGTACTAATTCTTCTCTATTAATGTGTTACATGTTcataaacagccacagcaacaaagaggaatgactgataatgactgcctctttttttattatatttattaccAGCTTGAGGTGTCAAGCAAAGCAAAACCAGCAAAACCAAAGCaaagacaagcaaaaccagctgaattaccatcgtaaTTCAGATGGATAAACTAGtggaaggtatgttttcgcaagagttttgctaGTCTAGCTGGTCagccatcatagggtggtcaaacaagctggttaacaagctggtcaaccagcaagtCACCTTAAGGTGTTCAGGCTGCTTTTTTTTAGCAGGTACATATGATCTGTGAAAGTTCTACCATAACTTCTCTATGTCACACAACCTCTGATATATCTTGAGATGAACAGAGATATATTCTGTTCATGCTCTAACCATTAGAGCATGAACAGAAATATCGTTTCATGTGAATCTCGTGAAAATGGTCTCTACTCCCTGACCTTCAACGAGGAGGTGAAACGTCTTGGACCTCTCGCCAAACTCCCAGGAACGGGTCACACAGCTGTACCGGCCCTGGTGTAGCTCCCGCTGGGCGCCAGTGATGGTGAGTCGAGCCTCCCTGCTGTCCTGGTAGAGAGTGTATCTTCTTTGGCCCACCAGGTACAGTGGCTGGTCATCCCGTAGCCAGGTCACTGCCACCTGCGGGTAGGCCCACACTGAGCAGTACAGCGAAGCATCCTGGGACTCCTGCACATTGACGTCCTCACTGCCTGACAGGTCAGGGGGAACTGGAGAGAGGACAGGGCAGAGTGTAAGGTATACATAGTCCAGCATagtgc is a genomic window of Alosa sapidissima isolate fAloSap1 chromosome 15, fAloSap1.pri, whole genome shotgun sequence containing:
- the LOC121684017 gene encoding transmembrane and immunoglobulin domain-containing protein 1-like, encoding MMRVHACLLLLCCACRLVTAGMRVVLSPLDTEGSVSARVGGVVSLNCSAEGGGVSEQSEELEWHRNGQLLKLDPHNHFSPSRLCVQNVTTDDHQVTFTCHLKRNPTVAASAEIKVHFPPDLSGSEDVNVQESQDASLYCSVWAYPQVAVTWLRDDQPLYLVGQRRYTLYQDSREARLTITGAQRELHQGRYSCVTRSWEFGERSKTFHLLVEDKKMAFPLWPMVAAGVVVTLTAALAVVARWDNVSKCWK